From the Leptolyngbya sp. O-77 genome, one window contains:
- a CDS encoding leucyl aminopeptidase: MELRGINTPLLEWSGDLLVVGLFEDGIDLGGDLAALDEKLAGTLQELIAEVEFKGKPDSSAAARVGSNSPVRKIGIVGLGKAENLTLDGLRRAAAAAARMAKREKAKTLGLSLPLWNQDASATAQAIAEGIELTLHQDSRFKSGEDDKKAPPLERVDLLGLEGQDAALTRARQISLGVILARELVSAPANIVTPITMAETAEAIAREYGLEIEILEQAECEKLGMGAFLGVAKASDLPPKFIHLTYRPAGTPRKKLAIVGKGLTFDSGGLNIKGAGSGIEMMKTDMGGAAATFGAAKAIAQIQPDVEVHFISAVTENMISGHAMHPGDILTASNGKTIEINNTDAEGRLTLADALVFAEKLGVEAIVDLATLTGACIVALGEDMAGLWSPSDELAAAILAAAEPAGEKFWRMPLEEKYFDGMKSVVADMKNTGPRAGGAITAALFLKQFVKDTPWAHLDVAGPVWNDKDSGYNNAGGTGFGVRTLVNWVLS, encoded by the coding sequence ATGGAGCTGCGAGGGATTAATACGCCACTGCTGGAATGGTCAGGCGATCTGCTGGTGGTGGGTCTGTTTGAAGACGGCATAGACCTGGGCGGCGACCTGGCAGCGCTGGACGAAAAGCTGGCGGGCACGCTGCAAGAACTCATTGCTGAAGTCGAGTTTAAGGGCAAACCGGACAGCAGCGCGGCAGCCCGCGTCGGGTCGAACAGTCCGGTGCGAAAAATTGGCATTGTGGGCCTGGGCAAGGCGGAGAATCTGACGCTAGACGGGCTGCGGCGGGCGGCGGCTGCGGCGGCCCGGATGGCCAAGCGCGAAAAGGCAAAGACGCTGGGGCTGAGCCTCCCGCTTTGGAACCAAGATGCGTCTGCCACGGCACAGGCGATCGCCGAAGGAATTGAACTCACCCTGCATCAAGACAGCCGCTTCAAATCGGGCGAAGACGACAAAAAAGCACCGCCGCTGGAGCGGGTCGATTTGCTGGGGCTAGAAGGGCAAGATGCCGCGCTGACTCGGGCCCGCCAGATTTCGCTGGGCGTAATCCTGGCGCGGGAGCTCGTGAGCGCCCCGGCCAATATCGTTACGCCGATCACAATGGCGGAAACGGCAGAGGCGATCGCCCGCGAGTATGGTCTGGAGATCGAAATTCTGGAGCAGGCCGAGTGCGAAAAACTGGGCATGGGCGCGTTTTTGGGCGTGGCCAAAGCCTCTGACCTGCCGCCCAAATTTATCCACCTGACCTACCGGCCCGCAGGCACACCCCGCAAGAAGCTGGCCATCGTCGGCAAAGGCCTCACCTTCGACAGCGGCGGGCTGAACATCAAGGGCGCGGGCAGCGGTATCGAAATGATGAAGACCGATATGGGCGGCGCGGCGGCCACCTTTGGCGCGGCCAAGGCGATCGCCCAAATTCAGCCAGATGTAGAAGTCCACTTCATCAGCGCCGTCACGGAAAACATGATCAGCGGCCACGCCATGCACCCCGGTGATATCCTTACTGCCTCGAATGGCAAAACCATCGAAATCAACAACACCGATGCTGAAGGGCGGCTGACGCTGGCCGATGCGCTGGTGTTTGCCGAAAAGCTGGGCGTGGAGGCGATTGTCGATCTGGCTACGCTGACGGGTGCGTGCATCGTGGCGCTGGGCGAAGACATGGCCGGGCTGTGGAGTCCTAGTGACGAATTGGCGGCGGCAATCCTGGCGGCGGCAGAACCCGCAGGCGAAAAGTTCTGGCGGATGCCGCTGGAGGAAAAATACTTCGACGGCATGAAGTCGGTGGTGGCCGACATGAAGAACACTGGCCCACGGGCGGGCGGCGCGATCACAGCGGCGCTGTTTCTAAAGCAGTTCGTCAAAGACACACCCTGGGCGCATCTGGACGTGGCGGGCCCCGTGTGGAACGACAAAGACAGCGGCTATAACAACGCGGGCGGCACGGGCTTTGGCGTGCGGACGCTGGTGAACTGGGTGTTGAGTTAG
- a CDS encoding Uma2 family endonuclease has translation MTQTQNKTLTIAEYREFCAQSDERYELVRGRLAKLTPLTWAHIFIADFLVGIFNAECARLQNGDRAIREGGQRTEENSARLPDVMVVSLRAIAPYLNEVALLEDAARLVVEIVSPSSAREDYTDKLREYEAKSIQEYWIVDYEALGAGRYIGLPKAPTISIYSMVDEEYEVATFRAGDRLVSAVFPALELTADQVFAAAYPNGSGESP, from the coding sequence ATGACGCAGACCCAAAACAAGACCCTAACGATTGCAGAATATCGAGAATTTTGCGCTCAGTCTGACGAGCGCTATGAATTGGTGCGAGGGAGACTAGCGAAATTGACCCCACTGACCTGGGCCCACATCTTCATTGCGGATTTTCTGGTAGGGATTTTCAACGCCGAATGCGCCCGCTTGCAAAATGGCGATCGCGCGATTCGCGAAGGCGGGCAACGGACGGAAGAAAACTCCGCCCGGTTGCCTGACGTGATGGTGGTGTCGTTGCGGGCGATCGCCCCCTATCTCAATGAGGTGGCGCTGCTGGAAGATGCCGCCCGGTTGGTTGTCGAGATCGTTAGCCCCAGTTCGGCGCGTGAAGACTATACCGACAAGCTGCGAGAGTATGAGGCGAAAAGCATCCAGGAATACTGGATCGTGGATTATGAAGCCTTGGGCGCTGGGCGCTATATTGGCTTGCCCAAAGCCCCAACCATCAGCATCTACAGCATGGTGGATGAGGAATATGAGGTCGCAACTTTTCGGGCGGGCGATCGCCTGGTGTCTGCGGTCTTCCCAGCGCTAGAGCTAACGGCGGATCAGGTGTTCGCGGCTGCCTATCCCAATGGATCAGGAGAATCGCCATGA
- the gyrB gene encoding DNA topoisomerase (ATP-hydrolyzing) subunit B: protein MTTNYDAEQIQVLEGLEAVRKRPGMYIGSTGPRGLHHLVYEVVDNSVDEALAGYCTHIQVTLNADGSVTVTDDGRGIPTGIHPRTGKSALETVLTILHAGGKFGQGGYKVSGGLHGVGISVVNALSEWVEVTVWRDKKVHKMRFERGLTKGEMDIQPYKEDRTGTSVTFMPDIAIFTTGIEFDYNTLAGRLRELAYLNAGVEITFTDNRLELLKSDEPRVETYHYAGGIREYVEYMNHEKQPLHEEIIYVQGERNNVEVEVALQWCVDAYSDNLLGFANNIRTVDGGTHLEGLKAVLTRTMNAIARKRNKLKESDSNLAGENVREGLTAVISVKVPDPEFEGQTKTKLGNTEVRGIVDTLVGEALSEYLDFRPNVADAILEKAIQAFNAAEAARRARELVRRKSVLESSTLPGKLADCSSRDPGESEIFIVEGDSAGGSAKQGRDRRFQAILPLRGKILNIEKTDDAKIYKNTEIQALITALGLGIKGEEFDASQLRYHRIIIMTDADVDGAHIRTLLLTFFYRYQRSMVDQGYVYIACPPLYKIERGRNHYYCYSDRERDQLIASFPENAKVETQRFKGLGEMMPQQLWDTTMNPDSRTLKRVEIEDAAEADRIFTVLMGDRVAPRREFIETYGPKLNLTDLDI, encoded by the coding sequence ATGACGACCAACTACGATGCTGAACAAATTCAAGTCCTAGAGGGCTTGGAAGCCGTTCGCAAGCGTCCGGGGATGTATATCGGCAGCACGGGGCCGCGGGGGTTGCATCACCTGGTCTACGAGGTGGTGGATAACTCGGTAGACGAAGCGCTGGCTGGCTATTGCACACATATCCAGGTCACCCTCAACGCAGATGGATCGGTTACGGTGACTGACGACGGCCGGGGCATTCCTACAGGCATTCACCCGCGCACGGGTAAATCGGCACTGGAAACGGTGCTAACAATTCTGCACGCGGGCGGCAAGTTTGGACAGGGCGGCTACAAAGTATCTGGCGGCCTGCACGGTGTCGGCATTTCCGTGGTGAACGCGCTGTCGGAATGGGTGGAGGTCACCGTCTGGCGCGATAAGAAGGTTCACAAGATGCGCTTTGAGCGCGGTCTGACCAAAGGCGAAATGGACATTCAGCCTTACAAAGAAGACCGCACGGGCACGTCTGTCACGTTTATGCCCGATATTGCCATCTTCACTACGGGCATCGAGTTTGACTACAACACGCTGGCGGGCCGCTTGCGGGAGCTAGCGTATCTGAATGCGGGCGTAGAAATTACCTTTACCGACAATCGCCTGGAGTTGCTAAAAAGCGACGAGCCGCGAGTCGAAACCTACCACTATGCGGGCGGCATTCGGGAATACGTGGAATACATGAACCACGAAAAGCAGCCGCTCCACGAAGAGATTATCTACGTGCAGGGTGAGCGCAACAACGTGGAAGTGGAAGTGGCGCTGCAATGGTGCGTGGATGCCTATTCCGATAATCTGCTGGGCTTTGCCAACAATATCCGCACAGTAGACGGCGGGACACACCTGGAAGGGCTGAAGGCCGTGCTGACGCGGACGATGAATGCGATCGCCCGCAAGCGCAACAAGCTGAAAGAATCAGATTCCAACCTGGCGGGTGAAAACGTCCGCGAAGGCTTGACGGCGGTGATTTCCGTCAAAGTGCCCGACCCGGAGTTTGAAGGACAGACAAAAACCAAGCTGGGCAATACGGAAGTGCGCGGCATTGTGGATACGCTGGTGGGCGAGGCGCTGAGCGAATACCTCGACTTTCGCCCCAATGTAGCAGATGCAATTCTTGAAAAAGCCATCCAGGCCTTCAATGCAGCCGAGGCAGCGCGGCGGGCGCGAGAATTGGTGCGCCGCAAGTCGGTGCTGGAGTCTTCCACGCTGCCAGGTAAGTTAGCAGACTGTAGCTCTCGCGATCCGGGCGAGTCAGAAATTTTCATCGTGGAAGGCGATTCGGCGGGCGGATCGGCAAAGCAAGGGCGCGATCGCCGCTTTCAGGCCATTCTGCCGCTGCGGGGTAAGATCCTCAATATTGAAAAAACAGACGATGCCAAGATCTACAAAAACACGGAGATTCAGGCGCTGATCACGGCGCTGGGTCTGGGCATCAAGGGCGAAGAGTTTGACGCATCGCAACTGCGCTATCACCGCATCATCATCATGACGGACGCAGATGTGGACGGCGCGCACATCCGCACGCTGCTGCTCACGTTTTTCTATCGCTATCAGCGGTCGATGGTGGATCAAGGCTATGTCTATATCGCCTGTCCGCCGCTCTACAAGATCGAGCGCGGCCGCAACCACTACTACTGCTACAGCGATCGCGAACGGGATCAGCTCATCGCCAGTTTCCCCGAAAACGCCAAAGTGGAAACTCAGCGCTTCAAAGGTCTGGGCGAAATGATGCCGCAGCAGCTTTGGGACACCACCATGAACCCCGACAGCCGCACGCTCAAGCGCGTAGAAATTGAAGACGCAGCCGAAGCCGACCGCATCTTTACCGTGCTAATGGGCGATCGCGTGGCCCCCCGCCGCGAGTTCATCGAAACCTACGGCCCGAAGCTCAACCTTACCGACTTGGACATTTAG
- the miaA gene encoding tRNA (adenosine(37)-N6)-dimethylallyltransferase MiaA produces MALNLAPRLNGVILNADSRQVYREFDIGTAKPSSQEQQQVPHYLLDVCDPTHTLTVAEYQQQATELIEAFHCGQAAISVSEVGSVEEPATTASTPFLVGGTGLYIRAITRGLRIPQVAPQPDLRSQLTRLGQSFCYDLLKQVDPTSAHKIHPHDQVRTLRSLEVFYVTGRPMSAQQGEQPPAYPILQLGLDCLATVAKGDPDPLMQRIQTRTAQMVAQGFVDEVAGLVAKYGADLPLLDTLGYREMRQYLAGEISLEEAIALTALHTRQFAKRQRTWFRADPSIHWFDTEDPDLVERVWSKIQQFIATLPAQAKDSFF; encoded by the coding sequence TTGGCGCTAAACCTAGCGCCCCGGCTCAATGGCGTTATCCTCAACGCCGACTCCCGCCAAGTGTATCGCGAATTCGATATTGGCACTGCAAAACCTTCTTCTCAAGAACAGCAGCAAGTTCCGCACTATTTACTAGACGTTTGTGACCCCACGCACACGCTCACGGTCGCCGAGTATCAGCAGCAAGCCACCGAGTTGATTGAAGCCTTCCATTGCGGGCAGGCAGCCATCAGCGTGTCAGAGGTTGGGAGTGTTGAAGAACCTGCCACCACCGCCTCAACCCCCTTCCTGGTGGGCGGCACGGGCCTCTATATCCGCGCCATCACGCGGGGTCTCCGCATTCCTCAGGTAGCTCCCCAGCCAGACCTGCGATCGCAGTTGACCAGGCTGGGGCAGTCCTTCTGCTACGACCTCCTGAAGCAGGTAGATCCTACATCCGCCCATAAAATTCACCCCCATGATCAGGTGCGGACGCTGAGATCGCTCGAAGTGTTTTATGTCACAGGTCGCCCCATGTCGGCGCAGCAGGGCGAACAGCCGCCCGCCTACCCGATTTTGCAGCTTGGGCTGGACTGTCTGGCTACTGTTGCCAAAGGCGACCCCGACCCGCTGATGCAGCGCATTCAAACGCGCACCGCGCAGATGGTGGCGCAGGGCTTTGTGGACGAAGTGGCGGGGCTGGTGGCGAAGTATGGCGCAGACCTGCCGCTGCTGGATACGCTGGGCTATCGGGAAATGCGGCAATATCTGGCGGGAGAGATTTCGCTGGAGGAGGCGATCGCCCTCACTGCGCTGCACACGCGCCAGTTTGCCAAACGCCAGCGCACCTGGTTTCGCGCCGATCCGTCCATCCACTGGTTCGATACCGAAGATCCAGACCTGGTGGAGCGCGTCTGGTCAAAAATTCAGCAATTTATAGCGACGCTCCCCGCCCAAGCCAAAGATTCATTCTTCTGA
- a CDS encoding PHP domain-containing protein translates to MLELHCHTTYSDGTLTPAELVQAAAAAGVKALAITDHDTLAGWEEAIAAARQHSLENSLENSLEIVPGVELSTVWGDRSLHLLGFYPNPDRLAPVLQDHIAGRKRRAQQMLDKLAELGCPIMLPELGAGMAPGRPHIASALVKAGYVQTAQEAFERFLGDDGPAYVQYEKFLATDGVRLLRECGAVPVWAHPYLFRGGPLEETLTALLDAGLMGLEVYHPVPIRRVKLSDWKPCAIAILSLKLAAATITAPGEAADQPLCPQPLQPAAVPAVAVATRCPIPRSPGPRVWSKIWVNRKIVTPRLGFWVFLYL, encoded by the coding sequence ATGCTGGAACTTCACTGCCACACCACGTACTCTGACGGAACGCTGACCCCAGCGGAACTGGTGCAGGCGGCCGCAGCGGCGGGCGTAAAGGCGCTGGCGATTACTGACCACGACACGCTGGCGGGCTGGGAGGAGGCGATCGCCGCTGCCCGTCAGCATTCTCTAGAAAATTCTCTGGAAAATTCCCTGGAAATCGTCCCTGGGGTAGAGCTGAGTACGGTTTGGGGCGATCGCTCGCTGCACCTGCTCGGTTTTTACCCAAACCCCGACAGGCTTGCGCCCGTGCTGCAAGACCATATCGCTGGCCGCAAGCGCCGTGCCCAGCAGATGCTCGACAAGCTAGCCGAGTTGGGCTGTCCCATCATGCTGCCAGAACTGGGCGCGGGCATGGCTCCGGGTCGCCCCCACATTGCCAGTGCCTTGGTGAAGGCGGGCTATGTGCAAACGGCGCAGGAAGCCTTCGAGCGGTTTTTGGGCGATGACGGGCCGGCCTACGTGCAATACGAAAAGTTTTTGGCGACGGACGGCGTGCGTCTGCTGCGCGAGTGTGGCGCAGTGCCCGTGTGGGCCCATCCCTATCTGTTTCGCGGCGGGCCGCTAGAAGAGACGCTGACGGCGCTGCTGGATGCCGGACTCATGGGTCTGGAGGTGTATCACCCCGTCCCCATACGCCGGGTCAAATTGAGCGACTGGAAGCCCTGTGCGATCGCCATTCTCTCCTTAAAACTGGCGGCAGCGACTATCACGGCCCCCGGCGAGGCTGCCGACCAGCCCCTATGCCCTCAACCGCTTCAACCTGCCGCTGTGCCTGCTGTTGCCGTTGCAACGCGCTGCCCAATCCCTCGTTCCCCAGGCCCGCGAGTCTGGAGCAAGATCTGGGTCAATAGGAAAATAGTCACGCCCAGACTGGGTTTCTGGGTCTTCCTATATCTCTAG
- a CDS encoding Uma2 family endonuclease, translating into MTQAKPRFSSFAEYLAYSDGLEGRYTLVNGEPIELPPKSPENDFIARLLLLNLATSGIAPLALVTIHTLQIQVSVLEPGDPASRYPDLAVLRPEHLELMQRRLAITLDMPPPRLVAEVISPGNRNRDFERKRAQYADRGIPEYWLIDPEDKTVTVLLLEGDEYGVFAVYRGNTPIVSPALGTLAIAPAQLFGAE; encoded by the coding sequence ATGACGCAAGCGAAACCAAGATTTTCGAGCTTTGCAGAGTATCTCGCCTACAGCGACGGGCTGGAAGGGCGCTACACGTTGGTCAATGGGGAGCCAATTGAGTTGCCGCCAAAATCGCCAGAAAACGACTTCATCGCCCGTTTGCTACTGCTCAATCTGGCGACTAGCGGTATCGCGCCCTTGGCACTCGTCACGATCCACACACTTCAGATTCAGGTGTCGGTTTTGGAGCCAGGCGACCCAGCCAGCCGCTATCCCGATTTGGCGGTATTGCGACCCGAACATTTAGAGCTGATGCAGCGCCGCCTAGCCATCACGCTGGATATGCCGCCGCCGCGTCTGGTGGCCGAAGTGATCAGCCCTGGCAACCGCAATCGCGATTTTGAACGCAAGCGGGCGCAATATGCGGATCGCGGCATTCCTGAATATTGGCTGATCGACCCGGAAGACAAGACCGTGACGGTGCTGCTGCTGGAGGGTGATGAGTATGGGGTATTTGCGGTCTATCGGGGCAACACCCCGATCGTCTCGCCTGCCCTCGGTACGCTGGCGATCGCCCCGGCTCAACTGTTTGGAGCGGAGTAG
- a CDS encoding Uma2 family endonuclease: MTVKTAKFTIDQYHRMVEAGILEGLPVELLNGEIIEMPSEGTDHADLSTETRDYLIALLGDRAQVREGHPITLLDTNSEPEPDLAIVRRRQGGYRDRHPQASDIFWLIEFADSSLTKDLEEKSRAYAASGIAEYWVVNLRQRTLVVKRNPFEGDYRSTITLESGDLSPLAFPDVTVSVDWLLRR; this comes from the coding sequence ATGACGGTCAAGACAGCAAAATTCACGATTGACCAATATCACCGGATGGTTGAGGCGGGCATTCTAGAAGGCTTGCCAGTCGAGCTACTGAATGGAGAAATCATCGAGATGCCCTCAGAGGGGACAGACCATGCGGATCTCAGCACCGAGACCAGAGATTACTTGATTGCACTGCTGGGCGATCGCGCCCAAGTGAGAGAGGGGCATCCCATCACGCTGCTAGATACAAACTCAGAGCCAGAGCCAGACCTGGCAATCGTGCGACGGCGGCAAGGCGGCTATCGCGATCGCCACCCGCAAGCGTCCGACATTTTTTGGCTGATTGAGTTTGCCGACAGCAGCCTGACGAAAGACCTGGAAGAAAAGAGCCGCGCCTATGCAGCTTCGGGCATCGCAGAATATTGGGTCGTAAACCTGCGACAAAGGACGCTAGTGGTGAAGCGCAACCCTTTCGAGGGAGACTACCGCTCTACCATCACGCTAGAGTCTGGCGACCTTAGCCCGCTGGCGTTCCCTGATGTAACGGTGTCGGTGGATTGGCTGCTCAGGCGCTAG
- a CDS encoding helix-turn-helix domain-containing protein, with product MLWWLKTGQAKRVEQLAQLSGCHRTTVSRWLRQYRQSGLAALVKVASRSGRPRAISGEVLAALERELQDPEGFSSYGAVQQWLAAVQGQLVPYKTVHKTVRYRLKAKLKVPRPVFQKQTPGACESFQQTLQPRSASRFRQP from the coding sequence GTGTTGTGGTGGTTAAAAACAGGACAAGCGAAGCGTGTTGAGCAGTTAGCCCAACTGAGCGGTTGCCATCGCACGACCGTGTCTCGTTGGCTGAGGCAGTATCGACAGAGTGGACTCGCAGCGTTGGTGAAGGTGGCATCTCGCAGTGGACGACCGCGAGCGATTAGCGGTGAAGTCCTGGCAGCTTTGGAGCGGGAACTGCAAGATCCAGAAGGCTTTAGCAGTTATGGAGCGGTGCAGCAGTGGCTCGCAGCGGTGCAGGGTCAACTAGTCCCCTACAAGACGGTGCATAAGACGGTGCGCTATCGGCTCAAAGCGAAGCTCAAAGTGCCCCGTCCGGTGTTCCAGAAGCAGACTCCTGGGGCGTGCGAGTCCTTTCAGCAAACCTTGCAGCCCAGATCAGCCAGTCGATTCCGCCAGCCTTGA
- a CDS encoding Uma2 family endonuclease, translated as MTTTKTRWTLDQYHRMVDAGVLEDEQVELLRGEIVLMSPEGIPHANKRIKAGGHLQKLLGDRAQVRPAAPITLRDGSEPEPDLAIAQMPEERYDQHHPYPEDLYWVVEYSNASLEKDLGIKAEIYAAANIPEYWIINLRTGVLIVLRNPVDGQYRDRQEFTQGTISPLAFPDLLIPVELLL; from the coding sequence ATGACCACTACAAAGACCAGATGGACGCTTGACCAGTACCACCGGATGGTTGATGCAGGCGTACTGGAAGATGAGCAGGTTGAACTATTGAGAGGAGAGATCGTCCTGATGTCGCCTGAAGGGATTCCCCATGCCAACAAGCGCATCAAAGCGGGCGGGCACTTGCAAAAGCTGTTGGGCGATCGCGCTCAGGTGCGCCCCGCAGCCCCCATTACCCTGAGGGATGGTTCAGAGCCAGAACCCGACCTGGCGATCGCGCAAATGCCAGAGGAGCGCTATGACCAGCACCATCCCTATCCAGAAGACCTCTACTGGGTCGTGGAATACAGCAACGCCAGCTTAGAAAAAGACCTGGGCATCAAGGCAGAAATCTACGCCGCCGCCAATATCCCTGAATACTGGATCATCAACCTGCGGACAGGCGTGCTGATTGTGTTGCGAAACCCTGTGGATGGGCAATACCGCGATCGCCAGGAATTCACACAGGGGACTATTTCACCCCTAGCGTTTCCTGACCTGCTCATCCCGGTCGAACTGTTGCTCTAG
- a CDS encoding IS1 family transposase has product MKPYLLCPSCDSDDIMKNGTTRRGKQNYKCRDCGRQFVENPQWKPKDKDTCALIDCMLLERIPLAGIARVLQLSESWLQQYVNASYAEVPQQAEVVAKPTCRLVVQMDELCSFVDEKGNKHWGWLAIDRASREIIGCHVGNRSAQSAQALWQSLPRQYRQYARIYAYRSVLPSKRHFAVDKDSGLTSHIERLNNTLRQRISRLVRRSLSFSKKLENHIGAIWNFIHHYNQKIREKLQREQTTDFSPSFT; this is encoded by the coding sequence ATGAAGCCGTATCTCCTCTGCCCGAGCTGTGATTCCGATGACATCATGAAAAATGGCACAACTCGTCGGGGCAAACAAAACTATAAATGTCGCGATTGTGGTCGTCAGTTTGTGGAGAATCCTCAATGGAAACCGAAAGACAAGGACACCTGTGCGCTGATTGATTGCATGCTGCTCGAACGCATTCCCCTTGCTGGCATTGCCCGGGTGCTGCAATTGTCCGAGAGTTGGTTGCAACAGTACGTGAATGCTAGCTATGCCGAGGTACCTCAGCAAGCGGAGGTGGTTGCCAAACCAACGTGCCGACTGGTGGTGCAGATGGATGAGTTGTGCTCATTTGTGGATGAGAAGGGCAACAAACACTGGGGCTGGCTGGCGATTGATAGAGCAAGCCGTGAAATTATCGGGTGTCATGTGGGAAACCGTTCTGCTCAATCGGCACAAGCGTTATGGCAGTCTCTACCTCGTCAATACCGTCAGTATGCACGGATTTACGCTTATAGGAGTGTACTGCCCAGTAAACGGCATTTTGCAGTGGATAAAGATTCGGGTTTAACGAGTCATATTGAGCGATTAAATAATACGTTGCGCCAGCGCATCTCCCGGTTAGTGCGACGGAGTTTGTCATTTTCAAAGAAGCTCGAAAATCACATTGGGGCGATTTGGAACTTCATCCATCACTACAACCAAAAGATTCGAGAGAAACTGCAACGAGAGCAAACAACTGATTTTTCCCCATCCTTTACCTAA
- a CDS encoding metal-binding protein, whose protein sequence is MPSGRTHDRITLWTLPVVGGLALGLTRSSSLTLILCAGFLVGGLLFGPDLDIHSVQFKRWGWFRWIWIPYRGSLKHRSPLSHAPITGTVLRILYLLAWVGFASFFGLALLNQIWQLGWTWGDIGGVMGRSLQKHAWAWLAFCGGLELGALSHSAADYFVSSSKRFKTQGWRAFLPKTPKSRKSKQRTTRSRKRRS, encoded by the coding sequence ATGCCGTCGGGCCGCACCCACGATCGCATTACCCTCTGGACGCTGCCTGTAGTGGGCGGGCTGGCGCTGGGACTGACGCGCAGCAGCAGCCTGACACTGATTTTGTGTGCGGGTTTTTTGGTGGGCGGGCTGCTGTTTGGGCCCGATTTAGACATCCATTCGGTGCAGTTCAAGCGGTGGGGCTGGTTTCGGTGGATTTGGATTCCCTATCGGGGCAGTCTGAAGCATCGATCGCCCCTCTCGCACGCGCCCATCACGGGAACTGTTTTGCGGATTTTGTACCTGCTGGCATGGGTGGGATTTGCCAGTTTTTTCGGACTGGCACTGCTGAATCAAATCTGGCAGCTTGGCTGGACGTGGGGCGACATTGGTGGCGTGATGGGGCGATCGCTCCAAAAACATGCCTGGGCCTGGCTGGCGTTTTGCGGCGGGCTGGAGTTGGGGGCCTTGAGCCACTCCGCTGCCGACTATTTCGTTTCTAGCAGCAAGCGGTTCAAGACGCAAGGCTGGCGGGCGTTTTTGCCCAAGACACCAAAATCTAGGAAATCGAAACAACGCACGACTCGTTCCCGAAAACGGCGATCCTGA